One genomic window of Mus caroli chromosome 12, CAROLI_EIJ_v1.1, whole genome shotgun sequence includes the following:
- the Inf2 gene encoding inverted formin-2 isoform X3, with the protein MSVKEGAQRKWAALKEKLGPQDSDPTEANLESADPELCIRLLQMPSVVNYSGLRKRLESSDGGWMVQFLEQSGLDLLLEALARLSGRGVARISDALLQLTCISCVRAVMNSQQGIEYILSNQGYVRQLSQALDTSNVMVKKQVFELLAALCIYSPEGHALTLDALDHYKMVCSQQYRFSVIMNELSDSDNVPYVVTLLSVINAIILGPEDLRSRAQLRSEFIGLQLLDILTRLRDLEDADLLIQLEAFEEAKAEDEEELQRISDGINMNSHQEVFASLFHKVSCSPASAQLLSVLQGLMHLEPAGRSGQLLWEALENLVNRAVLLASDAQACTLEEVVERLLSIKGRPRPSPLDKAHKSVQTNSVQNQSSSSQNTTTPTTKVEGQQPVVASPCQHMGSIQSSSVDIAPQPVALEQYITTSALPIPPLCSSTPVLPPTPPPLPGLGATSPLPPPPPPLPPPLPGSGTISPPPPPPLPPPLPGSGATCPPPPPPPPLPPPLPGSGTISPPPPPPPPPLPGTGAVSPPPPPPLPSLPDSHKTQPPPPPPPPLPGMCPVPPPPPLPRAGQIPPPPPLPGFSVPSMMGGVEEIIVAQVDHSLGSAWVPSHRRVNPPTLRMKKLNWQKLPSNVARERNSMWATLGSPCTAAVEPDFSSIEQLFSFPTAKPKEPSAAPARKEPKEVTFLDSKKSLNLNIFLKQFKCSNEEVTSMIQAGDTSKFDVEVLKQLLKLLPEKHEIENLRAFTEERAKLSNADQFYVLLLDIPCYPLRVECMMLCEGTAIVLDMVRPKAQLVLTACESLLTSQRLPVFCQLILKIGNFLNYGSHTGDADGFKISTLLKLTETKSQQSRVTLLHHVLEEVEKSHPDLLQLSRDLEPPSQAAGINVEIIHSEASANLKKLLEAERKVSTSIPEVQKQYAERLQASIEASRALDKVFDAIEQKKLELADYLCEDPQQLSLEDTFSTMKTFRDLFTRALKENKDRKEQIAKAERRKQQLAEEEARRPRDEDGKPVRKGPGKQEEVCVIDALLADIRKGFQLRKTARGRGDTEASGRVAPTEPPKATEPATASNPTQGTNHPASERLDTTAADEPQGWDLVDAVTPSPQPSKEEDGPPALERRSSWYVDASDFLDPEDTPDAQPSEGVWPVTLGDGQALNPLEFSSNKPPGVKNSHQDATDPEALWGVHRTEADSTSEGPEDEAQRGQSTHLPHTGHGEDEDGEDTAPESALDTSLDRSFSEDAVTDSSGSGTLPRVQGRVSKGTSKRRKKRPSRNQEGLRSRPKAK; encoded by the exons ATGTCTGTAAAGGAAGGCGCTCAGCGCAAGTGGGCGGCGCTGAAGGAGAAGCTGGGGCCGCAGGACTCAGACCCCACGGAAGCCAACCTGGAGAGCGCAGACCCTGAGCTGTGCATCCGGCTGCTGCAGATGCCCTCGGTGGTCAACTACTCGGGCCTGCGCAAGCGCCTGGAGAGCAGCGATGGCGGCTGGATGGTGCAGTTCCTGGAGCAGAGCGGCCTGGACCTGCTGCTGGAGGCGCTGGCACGGCTGTCAGGGCGTGGCGTGGCCCGCATCTCGGATGCCCTGCTGCAGCTCACCTGCATCAGCTGTGTGCGTGCTGTCATGAATTCACAGCAGGGCATCGAATACATCCTCAGCAACCAGGGTTATGTGCGCCAACTCTCCCAGG CTCTGGATACCTCCAATGTAATGGTCAAGAAGCAGGTGTTTGAATTGCTGGCTGCTCTGTGCATCTATTCGCCTGAGGGCCACGCACTGACGCTCGATGCCCTGGACCATTACAAG ATGGTGTGCAGCCAGCAGTACCGCTTCAGCGTCATCATGAATGAGCTCTCGGACAGTGACAACGTGCCCTATGTGGTCACCCTGCTCAGTGTGATCAACGCTATCATTCTGGGCCCCGAGGACCTCCGCTCTCGTGCCCAGCTGCGGAGTGAGTTCATAG GGCTACAGCTGCTGGATATTCTGACCCGGCTACG AGACTTGGAGGATGCGGACCTGCTGATCCAGCTGGAAGCCTTCGAGGAGGCCAAAGCGGAGGACGAGGAGGAGCTTCAGCGTATTAGCGATGGGATCAACATGAACAGCCACCAGGAAGTCTTTGCCTCCCTGTTCCACAAG GTGAGCTGTTCCCCAGCGTCGGCCCAGCTGCTGTCAGTATTGCAGGGTCTCATGCACCTGGAGCCGGCTGGCCGCTCAGGCCAACTGCTCTGGGAGGCCCTGGAGAACCTGGTGAACCGGGCTGTGCTCCTGGCCAGTGATG CCCAGGCTTGCACCCTGGAGGAGGTGGTTGAACGACTGCTGTCCATCAAAGGGCGGCCCCGACCAAGCCCCCTGGACAAGGCCCACAAGAGTGTCCAGACCAACTCAGTCCAGAATCAGAGCAGTTCCTCCCAAAACACTACTACTCCCACAACTAAAGTGGAAGGCCAGCAGCCAGTAGTGGCTTCTCCCTGCCAACACATGGGCAGCATCCAGAGCTCCAGTGTTGACATAGCTCCACAGCCAGTAGCCCTTGAGCAGTACATAACAACCTCAGCTCTACCTATCCCACCACTCTGCAGCTCCACCCCTGTGctccctccaaccccaccccccctGCCAGGCCTAGGGGCcacatctccccttccccctccccctccacccttgCCACCCCCTCTGCCAGGCTCAGGGACCATatctccccctccacccccacctttgCCTCCCCCTTTGCCAGGCTCAGGGGCCacatgtccccctccccctccccctccacccttgCCACCCCCTCTGCCAGGCTCAGGGACCATatctccccctccacccccacccccacctcccctaccAGGTACAGGGGCtgtgtctcccccaccccctccaccactTCCATCTCTGCCTGATTCCCACAAGACccagcccccgcccccgcccccgcccccactccctgGCATGTGCCcagttcctccccctcctccactaCCCAGAGCAGGCCAGatacctccacctcctcccttgCCTGGTTTCTCTGTTCCCTCCATGATGGGTGGTGTGGAGGAGATCATTGTGGCCCAGGTCGACCACAGCCTGGGCTCAGCCTGGGTCCCCAGTCATCGCAGAGTGAATCCACCCACACTGAGAATGAAGAAGCTGAACTGGCAGAAGCTACCATCCAATGTGGCACGAG AGCGCAACTCCATGTGGGCCACACTGGGCAGCCCCTGCACAGCCGCAGTGGAACCCGACTTCTCCAGCATTGAGCAGCTGTTCTCCTTCCCCACGGCTAAGCCCAAGGAGCCCTCTGCTGCCCCCGCCAGGAAGGAGCCCAAAGAA GTCACTTTTCTGGACTCCAAGAAGAGCCTGAACCTCAACATCTTCCTGAAGCAATTTAAATG TTCCAATGAAGAAGTCACCAGCATGATCCAGGCTGGAGACACCAGCAAGTTTGATGTGGAGGTCCTCAAACAGCTTCTAAAGCTTCTTCCAGAGAAGCATGAG ATTGAGAACCTACGGGCGTTCACTGAGGAGCGAGCCAAGTTGTCCAATGCTGACCAGTTCTATGTTCTCCTCCTGGACATTCCCTG CTACCCGCTGCGGGTGGAGTGCATGATGCTGTGTGAGGGAACAGCCATCGTCCTGGACATGGTGCGGCCCAAGGCCCAGCTGGTGCTCACCGCCTGCGAGA GCCTGCTCACCAGCCAGCGGTTGCCAGTCTTCTGTCAGCTGATCCTCAAAATCGGGAATTTCCTCAACTAC GGCAGCCACACGGGAGATGCAGATGGTTTCAAGATTAGCACCTTGCTGAAGCTCACAGAGACCAAGTCCCAGCAGAGTCGTGTGACGCTGCTGCACCACGTGCTGGAG GAAGTGGAGAAGAGCCACCCGGACCTCCTACAGCTGTCCCGGGACCTGGAGCCACCCTCTCAAGCTGCAGG AATCAACGTGGAGATCATCCACTCAGAGGCCAGTGCCAACCTGAAGAAGCTTCTAGAAGCGGAGCGGAAGGTGTCCACTTCCATCCCTGAGGTGCAGAAGCAGTACGCTGAGCGCCTCCAG GCCAGCATTGAGGCCTCTCGGGCGCTGGACAAGGTGTTCGACGCCATTGAGCAAAAGAAACTGGAGCTGGCTGACTACCTATGCGAAGACCCCCAGCAGCTGTCCCTAGAGGACACGTTCAGCACCATGAAGACCTTCCGAGACCTCTTCACCCGTGCCCTGAAG GAGAACAAGGACCGGAAGGAACAGATTGCAAAAGCGGAAAGGAGGAAACAGCAGCTGGCGGAGGAGGAGGCCCGGAGGCCAAGGGACGAGGACGGGAAGCCTG TCAGGAAGGGGCCTGGGAAGCAAGAAGAGGTGTGCGTCATCGATGCCCTGCTGGCCGACATCAGGAAGGGCTTCCAGCTACGGAAGACAGCCCGGGGCCGGGGAGACACTGAAGCAAGTGGCAGAGTGGCTCCCACAGAGCCTCCAAAGGCCACAGAGCCTG CAACTGCCAGCAATCCTACCCAGGGCACAAACCACCCTGCTTCAGAGCGCTTGGATACCACAGCAGCTGACGAGCCGCAGGGCTGGGACCTTGTGGATGCTGtaacccccagcccccagccctccAAGGAGGAAGATGGTCCTCCAGCCCTGGAGAGGCGCTCCTCCTGGTATGTGGATGCCAGTGACTTCCTGGACCCTGAAGATACCCCGGATGCCCAGCCCTCTGAGGGGGTCTGGCCAGTGACTCTGGGAGATGGTCAAGCTCTGAATCCCCTCGAGTTCTCTAGCAATAAGCCTCCTGGAGTCAAGAACTCGCACCAGGACGCTACGGATCCTGAAGCCTTGTGGGGCGTCCACCGAACCGAGGCGGACAGCACCAGTGAGGGACCAGAGGATGAAGCTCAGCGAGGACAGAGCACCCACCTTCCCCACACAGGCCACGGGGAGGATGAGGATGGAGAGGACACAGCCCCAGAATCTGCACTCGACACGTCCCTGGACAGGTCCTTTTCTGAGGACGCAGTGACAGATTCCTCAGGGTCTGGCACCCTCCCCAGGGTCCAAGGCCGGGTCTCAAAGGGGACAAGCAAGCGGAGGAAGAAACGTCCCTCAAGGAACCAAGAAG GCCTCAGGTCCAGGCCCAAAGCCAAGTGA